The Clostridium sp. DL-VIII DNA window ACCTAATATTAATTTTACATCAAACGATTCTGTTCTTGAAGAATATTTACCATGGGCAGATCAAGTGCAACTTGAATGCAAAATAAATACAGAAGAAACTAACCCAAAGGAGGAGAATATAAGTGAGTCAGCCTAATATAGACTATATGATGAATATGACTAAAGAATTTCTTAGCGGAAGAATTGACGAAATAGCTTATACTCTAGATTTTCCATATGAACTTGAAAAAAGATACAATAAAATGCACAGAGAAGATGATGATTATTGTGAATTGATATATGAATGTCTTTATGAAGAAGGAATAGCTATTTTTAATGACTTATCAGATTCTGAATTTAAAAAACTTATTCGAAAACAATATAACTACATAAAGAAAATTGCAAAAGAAGGTTTTTATTAAAAAAGTAGCTTCTCAAGTTCCTGAGAAGCTACTTTTTTTCAATACGGCAGGTGTTCCACCGCTTACATTTTAATCTTCAGGATTATCTATAAACATTACAATTATAAGTAATTAAATTACAGCCTAATTGGGGTATTGGGTATTACTTTCTACATTCATTCAAGCTCAACGTACTCCAAATATAAAAAAAATATGGACAACTAAGACCATTTAATTTGTCCTATCTGTCCATATTAATGATTTTTAGTTGAAATTAAAACAGCTTATTAATTTCATAAATATAATCTTAGAAATCCTTCAAATGTATAACCTTCATAAAAATCTTCCATAAATCTATCCATTTAATTATAGCCTAAAACATAGACAATAGGTATAGATAAGACTTAACAGGCATCTTTTATATATAACTTTTCCGTAATCATTTATATGCTTCTTTAAATTTTCATTATTTATACTTTCATACTGCTTTATCTATTTCATTAAATTTACTCAAGGCACATATAATATAGTTTAATTCTCCATCTAGTAACCCATACATAAACTATAATTCTCCTTCAAACCTGTCATGCATTTTCTTTAACTCAGGAAAATAAATACCTTTGTCAAAAATGACTATTCCCTGCCTTCTTATATTGTTTTTTAACTCCTCTTTAGATATCTTATAAAAATCTACTACATCTATAGTATATATAATATCAAGATCCTCAAAATCATTTAATTTTTCATTGAATCTTATATCCATTTTTCCTCCACTATAATCAATAAATTTAATATATACTTTGAAATTCAACCTTTTCTTTTTTTATAATTTTATTGTACAATATCAATTTCCTTACCCTTAAATACAATTGCAAGTTTCATTACATTTTTTATTCCTTTACTAATAAGTTCCTGTTCATATTTATTTTCTTCAATCTGCTTTAATGCCTCCTGTGCAGCTGTATCTATAGTTTCTTTTGATAGTTCATTTATTTTTTTGAATTCAATAATGATCCCTAATTTTGATATATCTTTTGGAATTATCATTACATCATATCTTCCATAACCACTTTCCTTATTTGATTTAACTTCATAACTTTCCGAAAGTGATACAAGCATCCCAAGAACAAATGCATGATATAATCTTTCCGGCTCTTTCCCAGACACATCAAAATAACTTAGATTATCTAAAACAAAATCTTGAAATATAAACCCAAAATTTTCTATATCTCCGCATGTTAATCTATTTAACATTTCTTCATATTTTTGATTAGTTAAAGTTTCTTTGAACCATTTCTCAATTAAATTTTCATAAAATATATGAACTTCTTCATTGGGAATTTTAAGTTCACAGTTTAATCTCCCCCTAATAACTTCGGTTTTTACAGCTTTCAAATACCCACTTAAAATCAAAAAGCTCCAAATATTTTCATTTGAATCTTCAACTTCAGACATTACTATATTATCATCTATTATTTTATTTATTGATTTTCCTTCTATAAGTTCTTCAAGTTCAATTTTTAGATTATTGTCACCTTTAAGCAATAATCTTTTAATCAAATCATTGCTGCTGCTGTTAATCCAATAAGGCATAAAGCCGACTTCATTGTTATCAATATAATTTAGTACTGACCATGGATTATATATTATTTTCCCTCCAAAAATATATCCATTATACCAAGCTTTAATTTTTTTACTCCTATCATCTAAATCATAATATTGTAGAAGTTCTCTTAACTCCTCTTCTGTAAATCCAAACTTATCCCTAAATTTAAAACCTAATATCGTATTTACTTGTAAATTATTAAGTCCTGAAAATATACTTTCCTTCGCAACTCTAAGAATTCCTGTAATCAATGATTTTTCAACATACGGATTATCTTTAAGTGCTGAGGTTAATAAATTTCTTATGAGTACAATCATCTCATCGTAGTACCCACGTAAATAGCCTTCTTGAATTGGTACATCATACTCATCTATAAATAGCATTACCTTTTTCCCATAATGCTTATTCATATACCCCATAAGTGAACTTATTCCATTACACACTTCAGCAATGGATGCCTTTTTCGCCATCACATCCATATAATCCTGTTTATCTATTTTAGATAATTTATCACTTTCAAGCAAGTATTCATGTTCCTTATAAAGATTTGATAATAAAAACATAAGTCCATCTTTAAAATCTTCATAAGTTAAATATTTTTCATTTTTGAAAGTAATAAAGATAACAGGATATGCCCCTTGAAGCTCCATAATTTCTTTTTCATTTTCTATCTTTAAACCTTTAAATAAGTCTTTAGTTTCTTCCTTTGTTCTTATATCAAAAAAATACCTAAGCATGCTTAAATTTAATGTCTTTCCAAACCTTCTTGGTCTTGGTGTTAAGATGATTTTTGCTCCATTTTCTATGAATTCCTTTATTAATAAACTCTTATCTACAAAGTAATTATTTCCTTCTATTAATTCTTTAAAGTCAGAGGCCCCTATTTGTATAGTTTTTTTCATCTAAGTATCACTTCCTCTCTATAGATTTTCAATTATAAATATTAAATTAACAGTTTTGCTACTCACTTAAGTTCATGCATAACTCTGAATCATTAGAAATTAATAATCTATAATATACATCCATTTATAAAACATATTTGTTACTTTTAATTATACCCTATAATATATTTGCTTAAAACAACAAAGTGGCTATGGCAGACTTCGATTGACAATTGACAATTGACAGTTAACAATTTAGGTTAAAATTCCTTACAGAATTTTTGAAATTTATATTTTTGAAAAGCTATAAGCTTTTCTTACTTCAAAAAAACAGATAAGATTCGCTTTAATTTATCTTACCTGTTATCTTTATTTATATATATTCCAATTAACAATGTACAATTGACAATGATTGATGAAATTCTTACAGAATTTCTAAAATTAAAAATGTACAGATTTAATTAGAACTTACATATATTATTTTTAATCCGCACCCGGTAAATTTATACAGAACTTTGACCCCTTAGGAATAAAAATTCCGGTTCTTCAACTTCTGGTGAGTTCTCATAAATATTAAATGGATCTAAATCCAAACATTTTGTTTCATCATAAGTTCCTTCTAAATCCCAAGCTAAAGTACCATTTAAAACAGTACAACAATTTTTGAATAAATTCAAATCTTGTAGTTTTGCAAATACACCTAATTTAACATCTTCGCTAGCATCATAGAGCCTTATAGAGCCGTCATCAAAATATACATATACTTTAAAATCATCTGTTGGTATTACTTGAATAACTTCTGGCATATATTCCATAAAATTCACCCCTTATGTTAATGGCGCTATTCTATATAAAGATTCATGATTTCTTGCAAGTTCCCAATTCTGCATTAACTCATCTTTATGAATCTCTCCCCATGCCAATATTAATTTTAATTGTCTTTTAGGGAAGTATCCTTTTAAGACTTTAACATTAATTATATCAACTAAAACTTTATTACCATTATATTCAGCATGAAAATGTGGTGGCACATGATCATTATAATTTATTGTAACTCTTATTCCAAAAAACAAACTTATTTCTGGCATAATATTCTCACCTCTTATAATGTAGTAATTTAATGCTAATGACTTAGTTCTTTCCTAATATCATTTATTTCTTTCTCTGATAATCCTGTTAACTCCATAATAATCTCGTTATTCATTCCAATTTCTATTGCCTTTATTGCTGTATCTTTTGCTTTCTTCTCAATTCCCTGCTCAATTCCCTGCTCAATTCCCCGTTCAATACCTTGTTTTAATCCTCTTTCTGTAGCTTTTTGCTGTATCTTATCTATAGTTTTTCCTAAATTGCTTACCATAATATCTACCTCCTCTTGATTAGATTTCTCGATTACAATATCTACTTCATTTTGCAATTCTTCTGCAAGCCTTGGTTTTACAATATTTTTAAGCCATAGTTTGAATACACTGAACTGCTCTGGTGATACTTTTTTTAAAATATATATCATTTTTCTTAATCTTCTCACCAGCTCTTCTTCATTCATTTCTTGATCCAATAAAAATATTGCTGACACTAAATTGGATATACTAAATAATTCGTCATCTGAATATCTATTTATATCAAATAGCATATAATTAAAATTTAATACATTATCTTCAAATAACTCATATCCACTTAACGTTTCTCTAAAATTCGTCTTTGCTGTCCATTTGTTTTTTCCATTATACAATACTATTGGAACAATTGCTGGCAGCCTAAAGTTTTTTCTTTTCCTTTCAATCTTATTAGTATTCTTAAGTATATCTCTCCATACTTCTACCATATAGAATAGCAATCGCATTGGCATTTGAAAATCCACTTTTGACTGAAACTCCAACAATACATAAAAGACTACTTCCTTCCCACTTATATCAGCCTTATATAATATATCTGATTCTTCTTCCTCAAAGCCTGAGAGTATGTATGACTTATCAACTAAAATTAAATCTTCCTCTTTTATCAGGTTTGCCCATTCTTTTTTTATAAAACTTTTTAAGAATTCTAAAAAAGTACTTTTATGTGAAAATAAATGCTTATATCCTACGTCATGTTCATGATGCACGTTTTTGTTTTTCAAGTTCTAACCTCCTTAGATTCCTTACCTTAATTATAACCTATTTTTTATATTCTTAAAACAAAAAACAGCTAGGATAAAATTAATAACTTTATCCTAGCTGAAATAACTTACTTAATCCAAGCTCCATTTGCTCCTAATTTATAACCATCTACTGTTGTATCTGAAACCATTTCACCTGAGTATTTTAAGTAATACCAAGTTCCATTATCATTTAACCAGCCTGTTTTCATTGCTCCTGAAGCTTTGTCTAAATAATACCACTGGCCATTAATATATTTCCAGCCTGTATCCATAACTCCATCTGCTGGATCTAAATAATACCATACTCCGGCCGAAGCTTGTAACCAGCCTTTAAACTTAGTACCATCTGCATTATTGTAGCTCCAGCTTCCATTTGTTAAAACCCAGCCTGCTTGTACTGTGTTTCCTGGAGTTGTAGTATTTCCTGTTCCAGTGCCAGCACCAGTATCTGCATTTCCATTATCATCTGAGGTTTCTGAGCCTTTACTTATTATAGAATAAATTTTATCATCTGCATTCCAAGCAATTAAGTTATCTTTATCATAGACTGATAAATCTGTATATTCCTCATCGTCATCTACCGTATAGATCTTTTGGAAATCCTCATCATTATCAAACTCATAAACAGCTTCATCTGATGCAGCCCATAGGTTTCCTTGCGAATCAATGTCTACATCACTGTCACCATTTAAAAGTTTTACATGATCATAATCTCCTAATTCAAT harbors:
- a CDS encoding DUF4160 domain-containing protein — protein: MPEISLFFGIRVTINYNDHVPPHFHAEYNGNKVLVDIINVKVLKGYFPKRQLKLILAWGEIHKDELMQNWELARNHESLYRIAPLT
- a CDS encoding Rpn family recombination-promoting nuclease/putative transposase, whose product is MKNKNVHHEHDVGYKHLFSHKSTFLEFLKSFIKKEWANLIKEEDLILVDKSYILSGFEEEESDILYKADISGKEVVFYVLLEFQSKVDFQMPMRLLFYMVEVWRDILKNTNKIERKRKNFRLPAIVPIVLYNGKNKWTAKTNFRETLSGYELFEDNVLNFNYMLFDINRYSDDELFSISNLVSAIFLLDQEMNEEELVRRLRKMIYILKKVSPEQFSVFKLWLKNIVKPRLAEELQNEVDIVIEKSNQEEVDIMVSNLGKTIDKIQQKATERGLKQGIERGIEQGIEQGIEKKAKDTAIKAIEIGMNNEIIMELTGLSEKEINDIRKELSH
- a CDS encoding AAA family ATPase — encoded protein: MKKTIQIGASDFKELIEGNNYFVDKSLLIKEFIENGAKIILTPRPRRFGKTLNLSMLRYFFDIRTKEETKDLFKGLKIENEKEIMELQGAYPVIFITFKNEKYLTYEDFKDGLMFLLSNLYKEHEYLLESDKLSKIDKQDYMDVMAKKASIAEVCNGISSLMGYMNKHYGKKVMLFIDEYDVPIQEGYLRGYYDEMIVLIRNLLTSALKDNPYVEKSLITGILRVAKESIFSGLNNLQVNTILGFKFRDKFGFTEEELRELLQYYDLDDRSKKIKAWYNGYIFGGKIIYNPWSVLNYIDNNEVGFMPYWINSSSNDLIKRLLLKGDNNLKIELEELIEGKSINKIIDDNIVMSEVEDSNENIWSFLILSGYLKAVKTEVIRGRLNCELKIPNEEVHIFYENLIEKWFKETLTNQKYEEMLNRLTCGDIENFGFIFQDFVLDNLSYFDVSGKEPERLYHAFVLGMLVSLSESYEVKSNKESGYGRYDVMIIPKDISKLGIIIEFKKINELSKETIDTAAQEALKQIEENKYEQELISKGIKNVMKLAIVFKGKEIDIVQ
- a CDS encoding DUF2442 domain-containing protein — encoded protein: MEYMPEVIQVIPTDDFKVYVYFDDGSIRLYDASEDVKLGVFAKLQDLNLFKNCCTVLNGTLAWDLEGTYDETKCLDLDPFNIYENSPEVEEPEFLFLRGQSSV